The following are encoded together in the Bradyrhizobium algeriense genome:
- a CDS encoding TRAP transporter large permease, translating into MLLLLGGFLLLMLVGLPVALAMAVSSLVYILVTGITPDVTLAQRMIAGVESFPLLAVPFFILAGNLMNIAGVTGRIYKFAVALVGWMRGGLGHVNIVGSVIFSGMSGTAIADAAGLGTIEIKAMKDHGYSTEFAVGVTAASATLGPIIPPSLPFVIYGMMANVSIGALFLGGVIPGVVMTLAMMATVAYFAHKNGWGSDTPFSWPQIGSAALEIFIVLAFPLVVWLLVVGGMSVNMAVGLGLVALLALDWYFDFSAVMALMAPVILIGGMTLGWFTPTEAAVAAVIWSLFLGLVRYRSMTLQTVAKATFDTIETTASVLFIVTAASIFAWLLTVSQAAQTLTDAMLGITQNKWVFLLLANILILFVGCFIDTIAAITILVPILLPIVLKLGIDPIHFGLIMTLNLMIGLLHPPLGMVLFVLARVAKLSVERTTMAILPWLVPLLLALVAITYIPELTLWLPKYMGLSR; encoded by the coding sequence ATGCTGCTGCTGCTTGGGGGATTTCTGCTGCTGATGCTGGTCGGCCTGCCGGTCGCGCTCGCCATGGCGGTGTCGTCGCTGGTGTACATTCTCGTCACCGGCATCACGCCGGACGTGACGCTGGCGCAGCGCATGATCGCGGGCGTCGAAAGCTTTCCGCTGCTGGCCGTGCCGTTCTTCATTCTGGCCGGCAATCTCATGAACATCGCGGGCGTGACAGGCCGCATCTACAAATTCGCGGTCGCGCTGGTGGGCTGGATGCGCGGCGGTCTCGGCCACGTCAATATCGTGGGCTCGGTGATCTTCTCCGGCATGTCCGGTACCGCGATCGCGGATGCCGCTGGCCTCGGCACCATCGAGATCAAGGCGATGAAGGACCACGGCTACTCGACCGAGTTCGCCGTCGGCGTCACCGCGGCGTCCGCCACGCTCGGGCCGATCATCCCGCCGTCATTGCCGTTCGTGATCTACGGCATGATGGCGAACGTCTCGATCGGCGCGCTGTTCCTCGGCGGCGTGATTCCCGGCGTCGTCATGACGTTGGCCATGATGGCGACGGTGGCCTATTTCGCCCACAAGAACGGCTGGGGCAGCGATACCCCGTTCTCATGGCCGCAGATCGGTTCGGCCGCCCTCGAAATCTTCATCGTCCTGGCATTCCCGCTGGTGGTCTGGCTCTTGGTCGTCGGCGGGATGTCGGTGAATATGGCGGTCGGGCTCGGCCTCGTGGCGCTGCTGGCGCTCGACTGGTACTTCGATTTCTCCGCCGTGATGGCGCTGATGGCCCCCGTCATCCTGATCGGCGGCATGACGCTCGGCTGGTTCACGCCGACCGAAGCCGCAGTGGCTGCCGTAATCTGGTCGCTGTTCCTCGGGCTGGTGCGTTATCGCTCGATGACGCTGCAAACGGTGGCGAAAGCGACTTTCGACACTATCGAGACCACGGCGTCGGTGCTGTTCATCGTGACGGCGGCCTCGATCTTCGCCTGGCTGCTGACCGTGTCGCAGGCGGCGCAGACGCTGACGGATGCGATGCTCGGGATCACCCAGAACAAATGGGTGTTCCTGCTGCTGGCCAACATCCTGATCCTGTTCGTCGGCTGCTTCATCGACACCATTGCCGCGATCACCATTCTGGTTCCGATCCTGCTGCCGATCGTTCTGAAACTGGGCATCGATCCCATTCATTTCGGCCTGATCATGACGCTGAACCTGATGATCGGCTTGCTACATCCGCCGCTCGGCATGGTGCTGTTCGTGCTTGCGCGCGTGGCGAAGCTATCCGTCGAGCGCACGACCATGGCGATCCTGCCGTGGCTGGTGCCGCTCTTGCTGGCGCTTGTTGCCATCACCTACATCCCGGAGCTGACGCTCTGGCTACCGAAATATATGGGACTCTCAAGATGA
- a CDS encoding L-idonate 5-dehydrogenase: MTSMALAATLFGPEDLRMVERPLDPLASGMVRIRFGAGGICGSDMHYYRHARTGDFVVTSPLVLGHEIAGEVVEIAGSVPDVKVGDRVALNPSRWCGHCKPCRENRPNLCENIFFMGSASKTPHMQGGFASYFDAVPAQCVKIPDHVTYQAAALAEPLAVCLHAVARAGDVTGKRAVLFGAGPIGLLTMLAAQRAGIAEATVVDIAAAPLAFATRLGANHVVDISSGEEALKAEAATRPFDVAFEVSGTAAGLASAIGAVRRGGVVVQVGNLPGGQIPVPANAVMAKEIDLRGSFRFGMEFFTAVELIADGSVDVLSLVTAERPLSVAPDAVRLALDRSQSVKVVLTA, translated from the coding sequence ATGACATCGATGGCTTTGGCCGCAACGCTGTTCGGCCCGGAAGATCTGCGCATGGTCGAGCGGCCGCTCGATCCCCTGGCGTCCGGCATGGTGCGGATTCGTTTCGGCGCCGGCGGCATTTGCGGCTCCGACATGCATTACTACCGCCATGCCCGCACCGGCGATTTCGTCGTGACCTCGCCGCTGGTGCTCGGCCACGAGATCGCGGGCGAGGTGGTCGAGATCGCGGGCTCCGTTCCCGATGTGAAGGTCGGCGACCGCGTCGCCCTCAATCCGTCGCGCTGGTGCGGCCATTGCAAGCCTTGCCGCGAGAACCGGCCCAATCTCTGCGAGAACATCTTCTTCATGGGGTCGGCCTCGAAGACCCCGCATATGCAGGGCGGCTTTGCGTCGTACTTCGACGCGGTCCCGGCGCAATGCGTCAAGATTCCAGATCACGTGACGTATCAGGCGGCGGCGCTCGCCGAACCGCTGGCGGTGTGCCTGCATGCGGTCGCCCGCGCTGGCGACGTTACGGGTAAGCGCGCGGTACTGTTCGGCGCTGGCCCCATCGGTCTTTTGACCATGCTGGCGGCGCAGCGCGCAGGGATCGCGGAGGCCACCGTCGTCGACATCGCGGCGGCGCCGCTGGCCTTCGCGACAAGGCTTGGCGCCAACCATGTCGTCGATATCTCCAGCGGCGAGGAGGCGCTGAAGGCGGAAGCCGCGACGCGTCCGTTCGATGTCGCGTTTGAAGTTTCGGGAACGGCCGCGGGCCTTGCCAGCGCCATCGGCGCCGTCAGACGCGGCGGCGTCGTGGTTCAGGTCGGTAACCTGCCGGGCGGACAGATTCCAGTGCCGGCGAATGCGGTGATGGCCAAGGAGATCGACCTCCGCGGCTCGTTCCGCTTCGGGATGGAATTCTTCACCGCGGTCGAGCTGATCGCCGATGGCAGCGTCGACGTGCTTTCGCTGGTGACGGCGGAGCGCCCGCTTTCGGTGGCACCCGACGCGGTTCGGCTAGCGCTCGACCGTTCGCAAAGCGTCAAGGTCGTGCTGACGGCGTGA
- the uxuA gene encoding mannonate dehydratase → MLQGWRWYGPNDPVSLDDIRQAGATDVVTALHQVPIGEAWTRAAVEERKNLIENSQPGRAPLTWSVVESIPIPDDVKRRGGKATGSIEAWIASLEAVASAGIKTICYNFMPVVDWCRTDLEWELPNGAKAMRFDHERFAAFDLHILERPEAPLEYSEAARRRAEEVYSRMTQADIDVLVTNIASALPGSTTDPLTIPQFRDRLQQYRGIDSAVLRRHLSEFLARVTPVAEQLGVTLTLHPDDPPRPLFGLPRIASSAEDYQALFDAVPSKANGICFCTGSLGVRAENDLPAMAKRFAPRIGFAHLRATKREGDGLSFFESDHLDGDVDMIAVLKALLTENRKRSSNDQIVFRPDHGHRMLDDLAETKRTNPGYTAIGRLRGLAELRGAIRAIEHAGLAVNS, encoded by the coding sequence ATGCTGCAGGGATGGCGGTGGTACGGGCCCAATGATCCAGTGTCGCTCGACGATATCCGCCAGGCCGGCGCGACCGACGTGGTGACGGCGCTGCATCAGGTGCCGATCGGCGAGGCCTGGACGCGCGCGGCGGTCGAAGAGCGCAAGAACCTGATCGAGAACTCGCAGCCCGGCCGAGCGCCGTTGACATGGTCGGTGGTGGAATCGATTCCGATCCCCGATGACGTCAAGCGGCGCGGCGGGAAGGCGACCGGCTCGATCGAGGCCTGGATCGCGAGCCTCGAGGCGGTGGCTTCTGCCGGCATCAAGACCATCTGCTACAATTTCATGCCCGTCGTGGACTGGTGCCGCACCGATCTCGAATGGGAACTGCCGAACGGCGCCAAGGCGATGCGCTTCGACCATGAACGGTTCGCGGCGTTCGATCTGCATATCCTGGAGCGCCCCGAGGCGCCGCTCGAATATTCCGAGGCCGCGCGGCGTCGCGCCGAGGAAGTGTATTCGCGGATGACGCAGGCCGATATCGACGTCCTCGTCACCAACATTGCCAGTGCGCTGCCGGGCTCCACCACCGATCCGCTGACGATCCCGCAATTCCGCGACCGCTTGCAGCAGTATCGCGGCATCGATTCCGCGGTGCTGCGCCGGCACCTCAGCGAATTCCTCGCGCGCGTGACGCCGGTCGCCGAGCAGCTTGGGGTGACGCTGACGCTGCATCCGGATGATCCGCCGCGGCCGCTGTTCGGCCTGCCGCGCATTGCATCCTCGGCCGAGGATTATCAGGCGCTGTTCGATGCGGTGCCGTCGAAGGCCAACGGTATCTGCTTCTGCACCGGCTCGCTTGGTGTGCGCGCGGAAAACGATCTGCCCGCGATGGCGAAGCGCTTTGCGCCGCGGATCGGCTTTGCCCATCTGCGCGCGACCAAGCGGGAAGGCGACGGCCTGTCGTTTTTCGAGTCCGATCATCTCGACGGCGACGTCGATATGATCGCGGTGCTCAAGGCGTTGCTCACCGAGAACCGCAAGCGTTCATCGAACGATCAGATTGTGTTCCGGCCGGATCACGGTCATCGCATGCTCGACGATCTCGCGGAAACCAAACGCACCAATCCCGGCTATACCGCGATCGGCCGGCTGCGCGGGCTCGCTGAACTGCGCGGCGCCATCCGCGCCATCGAACACGCCGGCTTGGCTGTGAACTCATAA
- a CDS encoding ArsR/SmtB family transcription factor, translated as MQLDHVFGALSDATRRAIVMRLCDGEASVGELAKPFEMALPSLMKHIRILESSGLVASEKTGRVRMCALQTEALAAVEVWLAAQREIWEQRLDRLGMYVEKLKKEEKSNARKRKSK; from the coding sequence ATGCAACTCGACCACGTTTTCGGCGCCCTGTCCGACGCGACCCGTCGTGCGATCGTCATGCGACTATGTGATGGCGAGGCATCCGTCGGAGAGCTGGCGAAGCCGTTCGAAATGGCGCTGCCGAGCCTGATGAAACACATCCGCATTCTAGAGAGCAGCGGCCTCGTTGCGTCCGAGAAGACCGGTCGCGTCAGGATGTGCGCATTGCAGACGGAAGCTCTCGCAGCCGTCGAGGTTTGGTTGGCGGCCCAAAGGGAGATTTGGGAGCAACGACTGGATCGACTGGGAATGTACGTTGAGAAACTGAAGAAAGAGGAAAAGTCCAATGCCCGCAAACGCAAGTCAAAATGA
- a CDS encoding SRPBCC family protein produces the protein MPANASQNETPLSTWALDREIVLSRVINAPRELVFSAWVDPRHLPQWFGPAGFRVETKSMDIRVNGEWRFDMIAPDGKRYTNRMQFRRIERPHLIEIDHGADKDNDPGIFRTTITFDEQSDGKTVITLRQLHPTKAQRDAGIGFGAVEFGYQTLEKLAQHVERSNAT, from the coding sequence ATGCCCGCAAACGCAAGTCAAAATGAAACGCCCCTGTCCACTTGGGCGCTCGATAGAGAGATCGTCCTCTCGCGCGTGATCAACGCGCCACGGGAGTTGGTGTTCTCCGCCTGGGTTGATCCGCGCCATCTCCCCCAATGGTTTGGTCCTGCCGGTTTTAGGGTCGAGACAAAGTCAATGGATATTCGCGTCAACGGCGAATGGCGGTTCGATATGATCGCTCCCGACGGCAAGCGATATACGAACCGGATGCAATTCCGGCGCATCGAGAGGCCGCACCTGATCGAGATCGATCATGGCGCCGACAAAGACAACGATCCTGGCATATTCCGCACCACCATCACGTTCGATGAGCAGAGCGACGGCAAGACCGTCATCACTTTGCGGCAATTGCATCCGACGAAGGCTCAGCGCGACGCGGGAATCGGATTCGGCGCGGTCGAGTTCGGTTATCAGACCCTCGAGAAACTGGCGCAGCACGTCGAACGCAGTAACGCTACTTAA
- a CDS encoding class I SAM-dependent methyltransferase codes for MRLLGRYQGRNGAIEILECSADGTRIYFEEGVRQSQATPDGESVFSYVKLMDELLHRATNILVLGCGGGNLATRLARLGKELTIVDNNPISFMIAQRYFGLPDGLPLIVSDFRKFILDDDLLYDGIAIDVGGPDFCFDDEFDVETCDAIRARLTPGGRIVMNVLVANDIDPVPDRIAARLAGDRLATWIIDEQGVQDRNAIIACVPEKQLNARPALAEVMQNSLERWSIRRSRLRGRSLGAMYSTADR; via the coding sequence GTGCGGCTGCTGGGGCGCTATCAGGGCAGGAACGGCGCAATCGAGATCCTCGAATGCTCCGCGGATGGAACGCGGATCTATTTCGAGGAGGGCGTCAGGCAGAGTCAGGCGACGCCCGACGGCGAGAGCGTCTTCAGCTACGTCAAGCTCATGGACGAGCTTTTGCATCGCGCGACGAACATCCTGGTGTTGGGATGCGGCGGCGGGAATCTCGCCACCCGGCTGGCGCGTCTTGGAAAAGAGCTGACGATCGTCGACAATAATCCGATCAGCTTCATGATCGCTCAGCGCTATTTCGGGCTGCCGGACGGATTGCCGCTGATCGTGTCCGATTTCCGGAAATTCATCCTCGATGACGATCTGCTCTACGATGGAATCGCCATCGATGTCGGAGGTCCGGATTTTTGCTTTGACGATGAATTCGACGTCGAGACCTGCGACGCCATCCGCGCGCGGTTGACGCCCGGCGGCCGCATCGTCATGAACGTGCTGGTCGCGAACGACATCGACCCGGTGCCCGATCGCATCGCCGCGCGGCTCGCCGGCGACCGACTGGCAACGTGGATTATCGACGAGCAGGGCGTCCAGGATCGAAATGCAATCATTGCATGCGTGCCGGAGAAGCAGTTGAACGCGCGCCCGGCGCTTGCCGAGGTGATGCAAAACAGCCTCGAGCGCTGGTCGATCCGGCGAAGCAGGTTGCGCGGTCGCAGCCTCGGCGCGATGTATTCCACCGCTGACAGGTAA
- a CDS encoding helix-turn-helix transcriptional regulator: protein MITANQLRAARALLSIDQRQMAELADLSVPTIQRMEASDGVIRANVDSLMKLVSALESAGIELINPGAASATGGRGVRLREHVTNPKTTPKTKSKTARQPKRVLERVR, encoded by the coding sequence ATGATTACCGCCAATCAACTCAGGGCCGCGCGGGCGCTTCTGAGCATCGATCAGCGGCAAATGGCCGAGCTGGCCGATCTTTCGGTGCCGACCATCCAGCGCATGGAAGCCAGCGATGGCGTGATCCGCGCCAACGTCGATTCGCTGATGAAGCTGGTTTCCGCGCTCGAGAGCGCCGGGATCGAGCTGATCAATCCGGGTGCCGCAAGCGCGACAGGCGGGCGAGGGGTGCGTCTTCGCGAACATGTCACAAATCCCAAGACAACCCCCAAGACAAAGAGCAAGACCGCCCGCCAACCGAAGAGGGTGCTGGAGCGGGTTCGATAG
- a CDS encoding NADH-quinone oxidoreductase subunit B family protein, which produces MRKLLFESVFRQPLTERAPLPDDAAVAELATALGQAARRRLGRSLSIREVDAGSCNGCELEIHALNNAYYDIERFGLRFVASPRHADVLMVTGPVTKNMREALERTYHATPNPKWVVAVGDCARNGGCFAGSYAVVGGVSAVIPVDLHIPGCPPAPTAMLQGLLALLERADAGAVTL; this is translated from the coding sequence ATGCGCAAGCTGCTCTTCGAAAGTGTGTTTCGCCAGCCGCTCACCGAGCGGGCGCCTTTGCCCGATGACGCCGCCGTGGCGGAGCTCGCCACCGCGCTCGGGCAGGCCGCGCGGCGGCGGCTCGGCCGGAGCCTGTCGATCCGCGAGGTCGATGCCGGCTCCTGCAACGGATGCGAACTGGAAATTCACGCGCTCAACAACGCCTATTACGACATCGAGCGGTTCGGCCTGCGGTTTGTCGCCTCGCCGCGTCATGCCGACGTCCTGATGGTGACGGGACCGGTGACGAAAAACATGCGCGAGGCGCTGGAGCGCACCTATCACGCGACGCCGAACCCGAAATGGGTCGTCGCGGTCGGAGATTGCGCACGGAACGGCGGATGTTTTGCCGGCAGCTACGCGGTCGTTGGCGGCGTTTCCGCCGTCATCCCGGTCGACCTGCACATTCCCGGCTGCCCGCCTGCCCCCACAGCCATGCTGCAAGGATTGCTGGCGCTGCTCGAACGCGCGGACGCGGGCGCGGTTACGTTGTGA
- a CDS encoding NADH-quinone oxidoreductase subunit C: MPSLIDLTLEGRKVGQRRPWPRVVVDASVWTFAAAELAHGRWSLLGLWGEPATVHMAIMDGQTAEIAVVSLDCPNRSFPSVGRHHPPARRLERAINDLFGLSAEGSPDARPWLDHNRWGVRFPLGDRIDALPKAAPYRFLAAEGDGLHQIAVGPVHAGIIEPGHFRFTASGETVVRLEQRLGYVHKGIDGLMTGASLARGVQLAARTSGDSTVAYAYAFSRAAEAALDLVIPDRAVFLRALLAELERLANHLGDIGAICNDASFALMHAHCGVLRESVLRAAGAAFGHRLMRDVIVPGGVSRDIGADGVQAIRAALDNIRLRFPALVELYDNTASLQDRTVDTGTLKPPLARQYAAGGYVGRASGRTFDARRTLAYPPYDSLRFDVPVLDEGDVNARVWIRVREVEQSLSLIDQILSRLPQGPTRTEVPLGGEVRESMAIVEGFRGDVLVWLRLRNGLIERCHMRDPSWFQWPLLEAVIENNIVADFPLCNKSFNCSYSGHDL; the protein is encoded by the coding sequence ATGCCATCACTGATCGATTTGACGCTGGAAGGCCGCAAGGTTGGGCAACGCCGCCCGTGGCCGCGCGTTGTAGTCGATGCTTCCGTCTGGACATTCGCCGCGGCCGAACTGGCGCATGGTCGCTGGAGCCTGCTCGGCCTGTGGGGCGAACCCGCAACGGTTCACATGGCGATCATGGACGGACAGACCGCGGAGATCGCGGTTGTCAGCCTGGATTGCCCCAACCGGTCCTTTCCTTCCGTCGGCAGACATCACCCGCCAGCACGGCGGCTGGAGCGCGCCATCAACGATCTGTTCGGATTGTCCGCCGAAGGCTCGCCCGATGCGCGACCCTGGCTCGATCACAATCGCTGGGGCGTGCGCTTTCCATTGGGCGATCGCATCGACGCGTTGCCGAAGGCGGCGCCTTACCGTTTCCTCGCCGCAGAAGGCGACGGCCTGCACCAGATCGCGGTCGGCCCGGTGCATGCGGGCATCATCGAGCCCGGACATTTCCGCTTTACCGCGAGCGGCGAAACCGTGGTCCGGCTGGAGCAACGGCTCGGATATGTCCACAAGGGCATCGACGGGCTGATGACCGGCGCCAGCCTGGCGCGCGGTGTTCAACTCGCCGCCCGCACGTCGGGCGACAGCACCGTGGCCTACGCCTACGCGTTTTCGCGCGCGGCCGAAGCAGCCCTCGACCTCGTCATACCTGACCGGGCCGTGTTCCTGCGCGCGCTGCTGGCAGAACTCGAGCGGCTCGCCAACCATCTCGGCGACATCGGCGCGATCTGCAACGATGCCTCCTTTGCATTGATGCACGCGCATTGTGGCGTGCTGCGCGAGAGCGTGCTGCGCGCCGCCGGCGCGGCCTTCGGCCATCGCCTGATGCGCGACGTCATCGTGCCCGGCGGTGTCAGCCGCGACATCGGCGCCGACGGCGTGCAAGCCATCCGGGCCGCGCTGGACAATATCCGGCTGCGCTTTCCGGCTCTGGTCGAACTCTATGACAACACCGCTTCGCTGCAGGATCGTACCGTCGATACCGGAACACTCAAGCCGCCGCTGGCCCGGCAATATGCGGCCGGCGGCTATGTCGGCCGCGCCTCGGGCCGCACGTTCGACGCGCGCCGGACGCTGGCCTATCCGCCCTACGACAGCCTGCGTTTCGACGTGCCTGTTCTCGACGAGGGCGACGTCAACGCGCGGGTCTGGATCAGGGTACGCGAAGTCGAGCAAAGTCTGTCGCTGATCGACCAGATCCTGAGCCGGCTTCCCCAAGGCCCGACACGCACGGAAGTCCCGCTTGGCGGAGAGGTGCGCGAGAGCATGGCGATCGTGGAGGGATTCCGCGGCGACGTCCTGGTCTGGCTGCGCCTGCGCAATGGCCTGATCGAACGATGCCACATGCGCGACCCGTCCTGGTTTCAATGGCCGCTGCTGGAAGCCGTGATCGAGAACAACATCGTCGCCGACTTTCCGCTCTGCAACAAGTCGTTCAACTGTTCCTATTCAGGGCACGATCTGTAA
- a CDS encoding hydrogenase 4 subunit F yields the protein MTLSFFNPVTAVLLIPICSAALLAALPGYRVTARLNVVASLATFLSALSLFVIARPTPGPYVLIDDLNIVFIVLNTFVGFTTSIFSASYIAHELDTGRLTPVYLRFYHAMYQTMMFGMNLAFVSNNIGLMWVAVELATLTTVLMVGIYRTHAALEAAWKYFILGSVGIALALFGTILVYMAARPVMGEGQDGMVWTMLVERAANFDAALLNVAFVFLFLGYGTKVGLAPLHAWLPDAHAEGPTPISAVLSGLLLNVALYALLRFKILLAANPASIAPGPLMVTMGLVSLIFAAFMLYRRRDIKRLFAYSSIEHMGIIVFAFGMGGPLANFAGLLHMVMHSLTKSAIFYAVGHISQIKGTQRISRIRGLTVTHPALGWGLMVGVVAIAGLPPLGIFMSEFLVVSSTFARQPLLAIVLVFGLLLAFGALMLRLTSVAFGEPRGSTASAEASYIPMFAHLALVLGAGVYLPAPLVVWFQHVAQLLG from the coding sequence ATGACCCTCTCTTTCTTCAATCCCGTCACCGCGGTCCTGCTGATCCCGATCTGCTCGGCCGCGCTGCTGGCCGCCCTGCCCGGCTACCGTGTGACGGCGCGGCTGAACGTCGTGGCGAGCCTCGCGACGTTCCTGTCTGCGCTCTCGCTGTTCGTGATCGCGCGGCCTACCCCCGGGCCGTACGTGCTGATCGACGATCTGAACATCGTCTTCATCGTGCTCAATACCTTCGTGGGATTCACCACCAGCATCTTCAGCGCGAGCTATATCGCGCACGAACTAGATACCGGCCGGCTGACACCGGTGTATCTGCGGTTCTATCATGCCATGTACCAGACCATGATGTTCGGTATGAATCTCGCTTTCGTATCGAACAATATCGGTTTGATGTGGGTTGCCGTCGAACTCGCGACGCTGACGACGGTGCTGATGGTCGGAATCTATCGTACCCACGCCGCGCTGGAAGCGGCCTGGAAATATTTCATCCTGGGCAGCGTCGGAATTGCGCTCGCCTTGTTCGGCACCATCCTGGTCTACATGGCGGCGCGTCCGGTGATGGGCGAAGGCCAGGACGGCATGGTCTGGACGATGCTGGTCGAGCGCGCGGCGAATTTCGACGCGGCCCTGCTCAACGTCGCGTTCGTATTCCTGTTTCTCGGTTACGGCACCAAGGTTGGCCTCGCGCCGCTGCATGCCTGGTTGCCCGACGCGCATGCCGAAGGTCCGACGCCGATATCGGCGGTGTTGTCGGGCCTCTTGCTGAACGTCGCGCTCTATGCGCTGCTGCGCTTCAAGATATTGCTCGCGGCCAACCCCGCTTCGATCGCCCCCGGTCCCCTGATGGTGACGATGGGCCTGGTCTCGCTGATCTTCGCCGCCTTCATGTTGTACCGGCGGCGCGACATCAAACGCCTGTTCGCCTATTCCTCGATCGAACACATGGGCATCATCGTGTTTGCGTTCGGCATGGGCGGTCCGCTCGCCAATTTTGCCGGGCTGCTGCACATGGTGATGCATAGCCTGACCAAGTCGGCGATCTTCTACGCCGTCGGACATATTTCGCAAATCAAGGGTACCCAACGGATCTCGCGGATCCGCGGCTTGACGGTGACCCATCCGGCGCTCGGCTGGGGGCTGATGGTGGGCGTCGTCGCGATCGCAGGCCTGCCGCCGCTCGGCATCTTCATGAGCGAATTTCTCGTCGTGAGTTCGACCTTTGCGAGGCAGCCGCTGCTCGCGATCGTGCTGGTATTCGGGCTGTTGCTGGCCTTCGGCGCCTTGATGTTGCGCCTGACCAGCGTCGCCTTCGGCGAGCCGCGCGGCAGCACGGCGTCGGCTGAGGCTTCCTACATTCCGATGTTCGCTCATCTCGCACTGGTCTTGGGCGCGGGAGTCTATCTTCCCGCTCCGCTGGTGGTCTGGTTTCAGCATGTGGCCCAATTGCTCGGATAG
- a CDS encoding hydrogenase-4 component E: protein MHSLAFDVSHTLAGGLVLISLMMLYQDRLYSLLNVFALHALVLSLSVAWQAFIQDAPHLYVTAVIALVFKAIIIPVALHRIVKQLGIHRDIESAVGIGPTMLAGMGLVALSLVLMLRVTSDADPLAREDLAFALSVVLLGLLVMVTRRNAVSQVVGFMSLENGLVLAATGAKGMPLVVEISVAFSILIAFIVIGIFLFRIRERFDSVDVSALDDFRGERR, encoded by the coding sequence ATGCATAGCCTCGCCTTCGACGTTTCGCACACGCTGGCCGGTGGCCTGGTGCTGATCAGCCTGATGATGCTGTATCAGGACCGTCTCTATTCGCTGCTCAACGTATTCGCGCTCCACGCCCTGGTGCTGTCGCTCTCGGTCGCCTGGCAGGCTTTCATCCAGGATGCGCCCCATCTCTACGTCACCGCGGTCATCGCCCTGGTGTTCAAGGCGATCATCATTCCGGTGGCCCTGCACCGCATCGTCAAGCAGCTCGGGATTCACCGCGATATCGAATCCGCCGTCGGAATCGGCCCGACCATGCTGGCCGGGATGGGGCTGGTCGCGCTCTCGCTGGTTCTCATGTTGCGGGTGACGAGCGACGCCGACCCGCTGGCGCGCGAAGATCTTGCCTTTGCGCTGTCAGTGGTTCTGCTCGGACTTCTGGTCATGGTGACGCGCCGCAATGCGGTCAGCCAGGTCGTCGGCTTCATGTCGCTCGAAAACGGACTGGTGCTGGCCGCAACCGGCGCCAAGGGCATGCCGCTGGTGGTCGAGATCAGCGTCGCCTTCTCGATCCTGATCGCGTTCATCGTCATCGGCATCTTCCTGTTCCGAATCCGCGAGCGTTTCGATTCGGTGGACGTCTCCGCCCTCGACGACTTTCGGGGCGAACGCCGATGA